One region of Dokdonia sp. 4H-3-7-5 genomic DNA includes:
- a CDS encoding solute:sodium symporter family transporter → MGLISFLGFTLLVAGYAWWKTRGTDEKSADGYYLGGRSLGALTIAGSLLLTNLSAEQIVGLNGQAFSEGILVMAWETLAAIAMVITAVYFLPKYMHKGITTIPEFIEERFDENTKAILSVLFLIAFSIVLLPTILYSGSLAFSTMFDLPRLLGMSESTVIWLCVWTIGVIGIIYAIFGGLKAVAVSDLVNAVGLLIGGLLIPYFGLKMIGDGSVGAGLNELWTENQDKFDVTGDVTSSIPVGTIFTGMMIAQMYYWGTNQAILQRVFGAKSLKEGQKGMMLAAFVKFLIPVIVVLPGIIAWHLFEGDLSSADKAYPELVKEVLPPALVGFFAAVLFGAVLSSFNSLLNSSATLFGFDLYKKFFNRDASEHKAVKAGKLFGVVVAIIAMIIAPFIANAPAGLFDYIQQALGSLSVPILAVVLVGIITKKVPAIGAKIVLIAGVIMYVCTIFMRPSYQATALAEADANGITDAAQLAIIKAEAFPHFLHIMGILFVVNVIIMLIVGAIKPKTDIYVPKQTEAIDTTPWKYAYIVGALIVLLVLSTYLIF, encoded by the coding sequence ATGGGACTCATTTCATTTCTTGGATTTACATTACTTGTAGCGGGATACGCTTGGTGGAAAACACGTGGTACTGATGAAAAAAGTGCAGACGGTTACTACCTAGGTGGTAGAAGTCTAGGCGCACTCACAATTGCAGGATCATTATTACTTACAAACCTCTCTGCAGAGCAAATTGTTGGACTTAACGGTCAAGCTTTCTCAGAAGGAATACTTGTAATGGCATGGGAAACACTCGCAGCAATTGCAATGGTAATTACAGCAGTTTATTTTCTACCTAAATATATGCACAAAGGAATCACCACGATTCCAGAATTTATAGAAGAACGCTTTGATGAAAACACAAAGGCTATTCTCTCTGTATTATTTCTCATCGCTTTTAGTATCGTCTTATTACCTACTATTCTTTACTCGGGTTCACTTGCCTTTAGCACAATGTTTGACTTACCTAGATTGTTAGGAATGTCTGAAAGTACAGTAATCTGGCTTTGTGTGTGGACAATAGGTGTTATAGGAATTATATATGCGATTTTTGGAGGTCTTAAGGCAGTAGCCGTATCAGACTTAGTAAATGCCGTTGGTCTCTTAATAGGAGGATTACTAATCCCATATTTTGGTCTCAAAATGATAGGTGATGGTAGTGTAGGTGCTGGTCTGAACGAGTTATGGACAGAAAATCAAGATAAATTTGATGTAACTGGAGATGTAACATCATCTATTCCTGTGGGGACTATTTTTACAGGTATGATGATTGCGCAGATGTATTACTGGGGAACAAATCAAGCTATTTTACAACGTGTTTTTGGAGCAAAAAGCCTTAAAGAAGGTCAAAAAGGAATGATGCTAGCTGCCTTTGTGAAATTTTTAATACCTGTGATTGTAGTATTACCAGGTATCATAGCTTGGCACCTGTTTGAAGGAGATTTAAGCTCTGCAGATAAAGCTTATCCAGAACTTGTAAAAGAGGTTCTACCTCCAGCGCTTGTTGGTTTTTTTGCGGCTGTTTTATTTGGAGCTGTACTTAGTTCTTTTAATAGTTTATTAAATAGTAGTGCAACGCTATTTGGGTTTGATCTGTATAAAAAATTCTTTAACCGCGATGCTTCAGAGCATAAAGCGGTAAAGGCTGGAAAGCTTTTTGGAGTTGTTGTTGCTATTATCGCAATGATAATTGCCCCGTTTATTGCAAATGCACCTGCAGGGTTATTTGATTACATCCAGCAAGCCTTGGGAAGTCTTAGTGTTCCTATTCTTGCAGTAGTACTTGTAGGTATTATAACAAAAAAAGTACCCGCCATAGGTGCAAAAATTGTTTTAATAGCTGGTGTAATTATGTACGTATGTACCATATTTATGAGACCTAGCTATCAAGCAACTGCCCTTGCAGAGGCAGATGCAAATGGCATAACAGATGCTGCACAACTCGCAATCATAAAAGCGGAGGCATTCCCTCATTTTTTACATATTATGGGAATTTTATTTGTGGTGAATGTAATTATCATGCTCATAGTAGGGGCTATTAAGCCTAAAACAGATATTTACGTACCTAAGCAAACAGAAGCGATAGATACTACTCCGTGGAAATATGCATACATCGTAGGCGCACTAATCGTATTACTAGTATTAAGTACCTACCTCATTTTTTAA
- the galE gene encoding UDP-glucose 4-epimerase GalE, with the protein MKILVTGGLGFIGSHTVVELQQIGHDVVIIDNCSNSSTDVLKGISNITGTTPLFEEFDLRDKSKVQDFFDRHNDITGVIHFAASKAVGESVKEPLLYYENNLVTLIYILQELQKKEKASFIFSSSCAVYGQADELPITENAAVKPATSPYGNTKQVGEEIIRDTCSIQPQLNAISLRYFNPIGAHPTAEIGELPLGVPANLVPFITQTGIGLREELSVFGNDYPTPDGTAVRDYIHVVDLAKAHVIALERLIKENNTSNYEVFNVGTGTGSSVLEVINSYEKVAEKSLKYKIVDKREGDVTAAYADTDKANNELGWKAESSLDEAMASAWKWEQKIRP; encoded by the coding sequence ATGAAAATTTTAGTAACAGGAGGTCTAGGTTTTATAGGGTCACACACAGTTGTTGAACTTCAACAAATTGGACACGATGTGGTAATTATTGACAACTGCTCAAATTCCTCAACAGATGTCTTAAAGGGCATATCAAATATTACAGGTACGACTCCGCTTTTTGAAGAATTTGATCTTCGTGATAAGTCAAAAGTGCAAGACTTCTTTGATCGTCATAATGATATCACGGGTGTCATCCATTTTGCGGCATCAAAAGCGGTGGGTGAAAGCGTAAAGGAACCTTTATTATACTATGAAAATAATCTTGTCACCTTAATTTACATCCTTCAAGAATTACAAAAAAAGGAGAAAGCTTCATTTATTTTCAGCTCTTCTTGCGCTGTATACGGGCAGGCAGATGAGTTACCTATCACAGAAAATGCAGCTGTTAAACCAGCGACATCACCTTATGGAAACACAAAACAAGTAGGTGAAGAAATCATACGTGACACTTGCAGTATACAACCACAACTTAATGCTATCTCCTTAAGATACTTTAATCCCATAGGAGCGCATCCTACTGCAGAGATAGGTGAATTACCACTAGGAGTACCTGCAAATCTGGTTCCTTTTATTACACAAACGGGAATAGGGCTAAGGGAGGAGCTATCTGTTTTTGGTAATGACTACCCTACTCCAGATGGTACTGCTGTACGTGACTACATACATGTGGTAGATCTTGCAAAGGCACATGTAATTGCGCTAGAACGGCTCATTAAAGAGAACAACACGTCTAATTATGAAGTTTTTAATGTGGGAACAGGCACAGGTAGCTCAGTATTAGAAGTGATCAACTCTTATGAAAAAGTAGCCGAAAAATCACTTAAATATAAGATTGTAGATAAACGAGAAGGTGATGTCACAGCTGCTTATGCAGATACAGACAAAGCAAATAATGAACTAGGCTGGAAAGCAGAAAGCTCGCTAGATGAAGCCATGGCTTCTGCCTGGAAATGGGAACAAAAAATTAGACCCTAA
- a CDS encoding TetR/AcrR family transcriptional regulator, with protein sequence MEQLHIQITIDPALYTRNPETTELGRNIVCKSIEMIDELGFEKFTFKKLGIAINSNESSIYRYFDSKHTLLVYLTSWYWSWVEYKLVFSTTNVPDPDIKLKNALALITKNVTQDNSVSYVNEILLHRIIISESAKAYHTKDVDKENAKGFYKTYKRVVQRISDIVLEINPNYAFPHMLISTVIEGAHHQRYFSKHLPALTNVEEGQNTIEKFYTDMVFKAIN encoded by the coding sequence ATGGAACAACTTCATATACAGATTACTATTGATCCAGCGTTGTATACACGTAATCCCGAGACAACAGAGCTTGGTAGAAATATTGTGTGCAAGAGTATAGAAATGATTGATGAGCTAGGCTTTGAAAAGTTTACATTTAAAAAACTGGGTATTGCAATTAACTCAAATGAAAGTTCAATTTATAGATATTTTGATAGTAAACACACCTTGCTAGTTTATCTTACTAGCTGGTACTGGAGCTGGGTAGAATATAAACTTGTATTCTCTACCACAAACGTTCCAGACCCAGATATAAAGCTTAAAAATGCTCTTGCACTCATTACCAAAAATGTCACACAGGACAATTCGGTCTCATATGTAAATGAAATACTCTTACATCGTATAATCATTTCCGAGAGTGCTAAAGCATATCACACAAAAGATGTAGATAAAGAAAATGCAAAAGGATTTTACAAAACATATAAACGTGTAGTGCAACGCATAAGTGATATTGTTCTTGAGATTAACCCAAATTATGCGTTTCCTCATATGCTTATCTCAACGGTCATAGAAGGAGCACACCATCAACGTTATTTCTCTAAACATCTTCCTGCTCTTACAAATGTAGAGGAAGGGCAGAACACAATAGAAAAGTTTTATACCGATATGGTTTTTAAAGCCATTAACTAA
- a CDS encoding peptidase domain-containing ABC transporter, which translates to MKEMTPWQRFVNMLELDRRDIKQILFYAIFAGLVALTLPLGIQAIINLIQGAQVSTSWIVLVILVTLGVAFQGILQLMQVRILENIQQKIFTRSSFEFAYRFPKLKMSELDNYYPPELANRFFDTLTVQKGLSKILLDFPAAILQILFGLILLSFYHPFFIIYGFLLVILVYLVFKFTAKKGLETSLAESKSKYKVAHWLQEIARSLISFKLSGRTSLAMNRNNKLTQSYLEAREGHFRVLMLQFIQMIGFKVLVTAGLLVIGGLLVLNQQMNIGQFVAAEIIILLVISSVEKLISGLESFYDVLTSLEKIGQVVDKKLEPQEGTDPFEINEDMDIYMDSVSYSTPETGTILNNITLNLKTSDRILITGLSGSGKTTLLKLLSGVIQPSSGGIYVNNFSFKGMRPNAYRSKIGQVLPEQNPFEGSILENISFGNPEVSSARVNEVIRIVGLQEFVRTQPNGLQTKLFPEGQKIPHTISKRILLARSFVHEPKVLLLKDALEHFEETQAREIMAYLASPERPWALIVASNNKDWRAMCNQHIELEEGNIILKS; encoded by the coding sequence ATGAAAGAAATGACACCTTGGCAACGATTTGTAAATATGCTCGAACTAGATAGACGAGATATCAAACAAATTTTATTTTACGCAATTTTCGCCGGACTTGTAGCGCTTACATTACCACTAGGTATCCAAGCTATTATTAACCTCATTCAAGGTGCTCAAGTGAGTACTTCTTGGATTGTACTCGTTATTCTAGTAACGCTAGGAGTAGCCTTTCAAGGGATCTTGCAATTAATGCAAGTACGTATCCTTGAAAACATACAGCAGAAAATATTTACCCGTTCTTCTTTTGAGTTTGCTTATCGCTTCCCTAAATTAAAAATGAGCGAACTAGACAATTATTATCCGCCAGAGCTGGCAAATCGTTTTTTTGATACGCTTACGGTTCAAAAAGGATTATCAAAAATTTTATTAGACTTTCCTGCGGCTATACTACAAATACTCTTTGGGTTAATATTGCTTTCTTTTTACCACCCATTTTTCATCATATATGGTTTTCTACTCGTAATACTCGTGTACTTGGTATTCAAGTTTACAGCAAAAAAGGGTCTTGAAACTAGTCTTGCAGAGTCTAAGAGTAAATATAAAGTAGCACACTGGTTACAAGAAATAGCACGATCACTTATAAGCTTTAAGCTTTCTGGACGTACTTCACTCGCGATGAATCGTAATAATAAGCTCACACAATCATATCTAGAGGCCCGTGAAGGTCACTTTAGAGTATTGATGTTACAGTTTATACAGATGATAGGTTTTAAGGTACTCGTTACAGCAGGGCTTCTTGTTATAGGTGGACTCTTAGTTCTTAATCAGCAAATGAATATAGGACAGTTTGTAGCGGCTGAGATCATCATCTTATTAGTCATAAGTTCTGTCGAGAAGCTTATTTCCGGATTAGAAAGTTTTTATGATGTACTTACTTCCCTGGAAAAAATAGGGCAAGTGGTTGATAAAAAACTAGAGCCACAAGAAGGTACAGACCCTTTTGAAATTAATGAGGATATGGATATCTACATGGATAGTGTGAGCTATAGCACTCCAGAAACCGGTACTATACTTAATAATATTACCTTGAATTTAAAAACTAGTGATCGCATTTTAATAACAGGCTTATCTGGATCTGGAAAAACTACTTTATTAAAATTACTATCAGGTGTTATACAACCATCTTCTGGAGGTATCTATGTTAATAATTTCTCTTTTAAAGGGATGCGACCAAATGCTTATCGCTCTAAGATAGGCCAGGTACTCCCAGAACAAAATCCTTTTGAGGGGAGCATTTTAGAGAATATTAGTTTTGGTAACCCAGAAGTGTCATCGGCTAGGGTCAATGAGGTTATTAGAATAGTAGGCTTACAAGAATTTGTGCGCACACAACCTAATGGATTACAAACGAAATTGTTTCCAGAAGGGCAAAAAATACCGCACACAATCTCAAAACGAATACTTTTAGCAAGATCATTTGTTCATGAACCTAAGGTACTATTACTTAAAGACGCACTCGAGCATTTTGAAGAAACTCAAGCTCGAGAGATCATGGCTTATCTCGCTAGTCCAGAGAGACCGTGGGCACTTATAGTCGCAAGTAATAACAAAGACTGGAGAGCTATGTGTAATCAACATATAGAACTCGAAGAAGGTAATATCATTTTAAAATCATAA
- a CDS encoding HlyD family secretion protein: MLNISNNQLNKKIDVGGYSAFAKAHKTRHYKYFNRFLLAFAIIGVIVLFLPWTQNVNGKGYVTTLTPDQRPQTIQSPIPGRVEQWYVLEGDYVAKGDTILRISEIKNEYQDPLLAERTRQQRDAKSNAVGSYKSKVVALENQLGALQRERALKLEQAENKLKQARFKVQSDSIDLVAATTNRDIALKQYERTATLEAEGLKSTADVEDKRLKLQETEAKLISQNNKLLASKNNVLNASIDISRTSAEYAEKISKAQSDKFSASSAQYDTEAQVSKLANASTNYEMRSALQYITAPQNGFINKAIKSGIGETFKEGEQLVGIMPADYDLAVETFVRPIDLPLIHAGEKIRVQFDGWPAIVFSGWPDASFGTYGGTVVAVETFISTNGKFRVLIAPDKEAEDWPKNVRVGSGAQTIALLQDVPIWYELWRQLNGFPPDYYLPEGTLTPRKEKK, encoded by the coding sequence ATGCTTAATATATCAAACAATCAACTTAATAAGAAGATAGATGTAGGTGGCTATTCGGCTTTTGCTAAGGCGCACAAGACAAGGCACTATAAATACTTCAATAGATTCTTACTAGCCTTTGCTATCATAGGTGTAATTGTACTCTTTTTACCATGGACTCAAAACGTTAATGGCAAAGGTTATGTCACTACATTAACTCCAGATCAAAGACCGCAAACTATACAATCTCCTATTCCTGGACGTGTAGAACAGTGGTACGTACTAGAAGGCGACTATGTAGCAAAAGGAGATACTATTTTGCGCATTTCTGAAATCAAGAATGAGTATCAAGATCCTCTCCTTGCAGAACGTACGAGACAACAACGCGATGCAAAAAGTAATGCTGTTGGTTCTTATAAATCTAAGGTAGTAGCTCTTGAAAATCAATTAGGCGCTTTACAACGTGAACGTGCACTAAAACTAGAACAAGCAGAAAACAAATTAAAGCAAGCTCGTTTTAAAGTACAAAGCGATAGTATTGATCTTGTTGCGGCGACTACTAATCGAGATATTGCTTTAAAACAATATGAACGTACTGCTACGCTAGAGGCAGAAGGTTTAAAATCTACAGCAGATGTAGAAGACAAGAGACTTAAACTACAAGAGACAGAGGCTAAGCTTATTTCTCAAAACAATAAATTACTAGCGAGCAAGAACAATGTTCTTAATGCTTCTATTGATATATCGAGAACTAGTGCGGAATATGCTGAAAAAATAAGCAAAGCGCAAAGTGATAAGTTTAGCGCATCCAGTGCGCAATATGATACAGAAGCGCAAGTGAGTAAACTAGCGAATGCAAGTACCAACTACGAGATGCGTAGTGCACTGCAGTATATTACAGCTCCTCAAAATGGATTTATAAATAAAGCTATTAAATCAGGTATAGGTGAGACTTTTAAAGAAGGAGAGCAACTAGTAGGCATTATGCCTGCAGACTATGACCTCGCCGTGGAGACTTTTGTGAGACCTATAGACTTACCGCTTATACATGCTGGGGAAAAAATACGTGTTCAGTTTGACGGGTGGCCGGCAATCGTTTTTAGTGGATGGCCAGATGCCTCTTTCGGGACCTATGGAGGAACCGTAGTTGCTGTCGAAACATTCATAAGTACAAATGGAAAATTTAGAGTACTTATTGCACCAGATAAAGAAGCAGAGGATTGGCCAAAAAATGTACGCGTAGGCTCTGGAGCACAAACTATCGCCTTACTACAAGATGTTCCTATCTGGTACGAGTTATGGAGACAGCTTAACGGGTTTCCACCAGATTACTATTTGCCAGAAGGTACTTTAACGCCTAGAAAAGAGAAAAAATGA
- a CDS encoding TolC family protein, which translates to MRLLIKYTVLVLCYAFAKAGLAQTPVLSPQSISFEEYLGYVKQHHPLIKQAELVLSTGEANLLKARGGFDPKIEVDYDRKKFKDTEYFDQLNATFKIPTWYGIELKGSFEENTGEFLNPNLTVPEDGLYSAGVSFALAQGLLINERMATLKKARFFEQQTIADRDLLVNNLIYEASLAYFDWVEAENEKAIYGTFLENATTRLDAVTRSVAEGDKAAIDITEARITAQTRRLDLEAASLKAQKARLVASNFLWIDGIPLEIQETVYPEKPELAVLDASLLLVGITDTSVFLNNHPKLKSLDAKIDGLEVDRFLKKNKLLPKVNLQYNFLSPDADRLDGFNTANYKAFVDVSFPIFLRKERGDLNLAKLKVQDAEFERTATSLAIKNKLDATEAEITSLLEQNNLITEIVVDYEALVKAEERKFFLGESSLFLINSREQKLIDARLKANALSVKELTAKAKLYNAAGL; encoded by the coding sequence ATGAGGTTACTTATAAAATATACAGTACTTGTGTTGTGTTACGCTTTCGCGAAAGCGGGACTAGCTCAAACACCTGTACTTTCTCCACAAAGTATTTCTTTTGAGGAATACTTAGGGTATGTAAAGCAACATCATCCATTAATCAAGCAAGCCGAATTAGTGTTAAGCACAGGAGAAGCAAATCTGCTCAAAGCAAGAGGAGGTTTTGATCCCAAAATTGAGGTAGACTATGACCGTAAAAAGTTTAAAGACACCGAATATTTTGATCAGCTTAACGCTACTTTTAAAATCCCTACATGGTACGGAATTGAGCTAAAAGGAAGTTTTGAAGAAAACACAGGTGAGTTTCTCAATCCTAATCTTACAGTTCCCGAAGATGGATTATATAGCGCCGGAGTTTCCTTTGCACTAGCACAAGGGCTACTTATTAATGAACGTATGGCTACGTTAAAGAAAGCACGCTTTTTTGAACAGCAAACCATTGCAGATCGTGACTTACTCGTAAACAACTTAATTTATGAGGCGAGCTTGGCTTATTTTGACTGGGTAGAAGCAGAAAATGAAAAAGCTATTTACGGTACTTTTTTAGAGAATGCCACCACCAGACTAGACGCCGTAACAAGAAGCGTAGCAGAAGGTGACAAAGCGGCCATAGACATTACAGAAGCTAGAATCACTGCTCAAACAAGACGTCTTGATCTAGAAGCTGCCTCGCTTAAGGCTCAAAAGGCACGCCTAGTTGCGAGTAATTTTTTATGGATAGATGGTATTCCATTAGAAATACAAGAAACGGTGTATCCAGAAAAACCTGAGCTTGCAGTACTGGACGCCTCTCTATTATTAGTAGGAATCACAGATACCTCGGTTTTTTTAAATAATCACCCTAAGCTTAAAAGTCTAGACGCAAAAATTGATGGCTTAGAAGTAGATCGATTTTTAAAGAAAAACAAGTTGCTTCCTAAGGTAAACTTGCAATACAATTTTCTATCACCAGATGCAGATCGCTTAGATGGTTTTAATACGGCAAATTACAAGGCTTTTGTAGATGTGAGCTTTCCTATTTTCTTGCGTAAGGAACGCGGAGATTTAAATCTCGCTAAGCTTAAAGTTCAAGACGCCGAGTTTGAACGTACAGCAACTTCCCTGGCTATCAAAAACAAGCTTGACGCCACAGAGGCAGAGATTACATCCCTTTTAGAACAAAATAACCTCATCACTGAGATTGTGGTAGATTATGAAGCCCTTGTAAAAGCTGAGGAGCGTAAATTTTTTCTAGGAGAAAGTTCACTATTCCTCATTAATTCCCGCGAGCAAAAGTTAATAGACGCAAGACTTAAAGCAAATGCCCTTTCTGTAAAGGAACTTACGGCAAAGGCAAAGTTGTATAATGCGGCAGGGCTATAA